From one Aquila chrysaetos chrysaetos chromosome 7, bAquChr1.4, whole genome shotgun sequence genomic stretch:
- the IFT57 gene encoding intraflagellar transport protein 57 homolog isoform X2, giving the protein MAEETAGGGGVRRGAGADRDDEGAMATERGPGAAYHMFVLMEDLLDKLKLLSYEEEALRRHNMRPLSRHYFALPTNPGEQFFMFCTLAAWLITKAGHPFEQPQEYDDPNAIISNVLSELRSFGRPVDFPPSKLKAGYGEQVCYVLDCLAEEALKYTGFSWKRPAYPTEELEEEEITEDDAELTLNKLEEDVAEEESDNEEDFIDLSVLKAQTYRSDMNDTAKQEEILQSTTDAAEWNLEVERVLPQLKVTVRTDNKDWRIHVDQMHQHKDGIESSLKETRGYLDKLHNEISRTLEKINSREKYINNQLEHLVQEYRSAQALLSEAKEKYQEGSGGVTERIRVLSEITEVLERVKQETEEKGSSMTDGAPLVKIKQALTKLKQETIQMDIQIGVMEHTLLQSKLKEKSNMTRDMHATMIPEATLVENTLV; this is encoded by the exons ATGGCGGAGGAGaccgcgggcggcgggggggttcggcgcggggcgggggcggacCGGGACGATGAAGGGGCGATGGCGACGGAGCGGGGCCCGGGCGCGGCGTATCACATGTTCGTGCTGATGGAGGACCTGCTGGACAAGCTGAAGCTGCTGAGCTACGAGGAGGAGGCGCTGCGCCGCCACAACATGCGGCCGCTCTCCAG GCACTACTTTGCACTGCCCACTAATCCTGGTGAGCAGTTCTTTATGTTTTGTACGCTTGCCGCTTGGCTGATCACTAAAGCGGGACATCCCTTCGAACAGCCACAAGAATATGATGACCCCAATGCAATAATATCAAATGTACTCTCAGAATTGCGATCGTTT GGAAGGCCTGTGGATTTTCCTCCCTCAAAATTAAAGGCAGGTTACGGAGAGCAAGTGTGCTATGTTCTTGATTGTTTAGCTGAAGAAGCTTTGAAATACACTGGCTTTAGCTGGAAGAG GCCAGCATATCCAACAGAAGAGctagaagaagaagaaataacagaagATGATGCTGAATTAACACTTAATAAACTGGAAGAGGATGTTGCG GAAGAAGAGTCAGACAATGAAGAAGATTTTATTGACCTCAGTGTTCTAAAGGCACAAACGTACAGATCG GACATGAATGACACTGCAAAGCAAGAAGAGATTTTACAGTCCACGACAGATGCAGCAGAGTGGAATCTGGAAGTGGAACGTGTGCTTCCACAGCTGAAAGTTACAGTCAGGACTGACAATAAG GATTGGAGGATTCATGTAGATCAAATGCATCAGCATAAGGATGGAATTGAAtcttctttgaaagaaactAGG GGTTACCTTGACAAACTCCATAATGAAATCAGCAGAACATTGGAAAAGATAAATAGCAGGGAAAAGTACATCAACAATCAGTTGGAGCACTTGGTTCAAGAGTACCGTTCAGCACAAGCCTTGCTGAGTGAG GCTAAAGAGAAGTACCAAGAGGGAAGTGGAGGAGTAACTGAAAGGATTAGAGTGCTTTCTGAG ATTACAGAAGTATTAGAGAGAGTAAAGCAGGAAacggaagagaaaggaagcagtATGACCGATGGTG ctccTCTAGTGAAGATTAAACAAGCCTTAACAAAACTGAAGCAAGAAACCATTCAGATGGACATACAAATTGGTGTAATGGAACACACATTACTCCAGtcaaagctgaaagagaaatcCAATATGACTAGAGATATGCATGCAACAATGATTCCAGAAGCCACA
- the IFT57 gene encoding intraflagellar transport protein 57 homolog isoform X1 — protein MAEETAGGGGVRRGAGADRDDEGAMATERGPGAAYHMFVLMEDLLDKLKLLSYEEEALRRHNMRPLSRHYFALPTNPGEQFFMFCTLAAWLITKAGHPFEQPQEYDDPNAIISNVLSELRSFGRPVDFPPSKLKAGYGEQVCYVLDCLAEEALKYTGFSWKRPAYPTEELEEEEITEDDAELTLNKLEEDVAEEESDNEEDFIDLSVLKAQTYRSDMNDTAKQEEILQSTTDAAEWNLEVERVLPQLKVTVRTDNKDWRIHVDQMHQHKDGIESSLKETRGYLDKLHNEISRTLEKINSREKYINNQLEHLVQEYRSAQALLSEAKEKYQEGSGGVTERIRVLSEITEVLERVKQETEEKGSSMTDGAPLVKIKQALTKLKQETIQMDIQIGVMEHTLLQSKLKEKSNMTRDMHATMIPEATDTQEPMLFKLSW, from the exons ATGGCGGAGGAGaccgcgggcggcgggggggttcggcgcggggcgggggcggacCGGGACGATGAAGGGGCGATGGCGACGGAGCGGGGCCCGGGCGCGGCGTATCACATGTTCGTGCTGATGGAGGACCTGCTGGACAAGCTGAAGCTGCTGAGCTACGAGGAGGAGGCGCTGCGCCGCCACAACATGCGGCCGCTCTCCAG GCACTACTTTGCACTGCCCACTAATCCTGGTGAGCAGTTCTTTATGTTTTGTACGCTTGCCGCTTGGCTGATCACTAAAGCGGGACATCCCTTCGAACAGCCACAAGAATATGATGACCCCAATGCAATAATATCAAATGTACTCTCAGAATTGCGATCGTTT GGAAGGCCTGTGGATTTTCCTCCCTCAAAATTAAAGGCAGGTTACGGAGAGCAAGTGTGCTATGTTCTTGATTGTTTAGCTGAAGAAGCTTTGAAATACACTGGCTTTAGCTGGAAGAG GCCAGCATATCCAACAGAAGAGctagaagaagaagaaataacagaagATGATGCTGAATTAACACTTAATAAACTGGAAGAGGATGTTGCG GAAGAAGAGTCAGACAATGAAGAAGATTTTATTGACCTCAGTGTTCTAAAGGCACAAACGTACAGATCG GACATGAATGACACTGCAAAGCAAGAAGAGATTTTACAGTCCACGACAGATGCAGCAGAGTGGAATCTGGAAGTGGAACGTGTGCTTCCACAGCTGAAAGTTACAGTCAGGACTGACAATAAG GATTGGAGGATTCATGTAGATCAAATGCATCAGCATAAGGATGGAATTGAAtcttctttgaaagaaactAGG GGTTACCTTGACAAACTCCATAATGAAATCAGCAGAACATTGGAAAAGATAAATAGCAGGGAAAAGTACATCAACAATCAGTTGGAGCACTTGGTTCAAGAGTACCGTTCAGCACAAGCCTTGCTGAGTGAG GCTAAAGAGAAGTACCAAGAGGGAAGTGGAGGAGTAACTGAAAGGATTAGAGTGCTTTCTGAG ATTACAGAAGTATTAGAGAGAGTAAAGCAGGAAacggaagagaaaggaagcagtATGACCGATGGTG ctccTCTAGTGAAGATTAAACAAGCCTTAACAAAACTGAAGCAAGAAACCATTCAGATGGACATACAAATTGGTGTAATGGAACACACATTACTCCAGtcaaagctgaaagagaaatcCAATATGACTAGAGATATGCATGCAACAATGATTCCAGAAGCCACA GACACCCAGGAACCAATGCTGTTCAAGCTTTCCTGGTGA
- the IFT57 gene encoding intraflagellar transport protein 57 homolog isoform X3: protein MAEETAGGGGVRRGAGADRDDEGAMATERGPGAAYHMFVLMEDLLDKLKLLSYEEEALRRHNMRPLSRHYFALPTNPGEQFFMFCTLAAWLITKAGHPFEQPQEYDDPNAIISNVLSELRSFGRPVDFPPSKLKAGYGEQVCYVLDCLAEEALKYTGFSWKRPAYPTEELEEEEITEDDAELTLNKLEEDVAEEESDNEEDFIDLSVLKAQTYRSDMNDTAKQEEILQSTTDAAEWNLEVERVLPQLKVTVRTDNKDWRIHVDQMHQHKDGIESSLKETRGYLDKLHNEISRTLEKINSREKYINNQLEHLVQEYRSAQALLSEAKEKYQEGSGGVTERIRVLSEITEVLERVKQETEEKGSSMTDGAPLVKIKQALTKLKQETIQMDIQIGVMEHTLLQSKLKEKSNMTRDMHATMIPEATEVLKFPV, encoded by the exons ATGGCGGAGGAGaccgcgggcggcgggggggttcggcgcggggcgggggcggacCGGGACGATGAAGGGGCGATGGCGACGGAGCGGGGCCCGGGCGCGGCGTATCACATGTTCGTGCTGATGGAGGACCTGCTGGACAAGCTGAAGCTGCTGAGCTACGAGGAGGAGGCGCTGCGCCGCCACAACATGCGGCCGCTCTCCAG GCACTACTTTGCACTGCCCACTAATCCTGGTGAGCAGTTCTTTATGTTTTGTACGCTTGCCGCTTGGCTGATCACTAAAGCGGGACATCCCTTCGAACAGCCACAAGAATATGATGACCCCAATGCAATAATATCAAATGTACTCTCAGAATTGCGATCGTTT GGAAGGCCTGTGGATTTTCCTCCCTCAAAATTAAAGGCAGGTTACGGAGAGCAAGTGTGCTATGTTCTTGATTGTTTAGCTGAAGAAGCTTTGAAATACACTGGCTTTAGCTGGAAGAG GCCAGCATATCCAACAGAAGAGctagaagaagaagaaataacagaagATGATGCTGAATTAACACTTAATAAACTGGAAGAGGATGTTGCG GAAGAAGAGTCAGACAATGAAGAAGATTTTATTGACCTCAGTGTTCTAAAGGCACAAACGTACAGATCG GACATGAATGACACTGCAAAGCAAGAAGAGATTTTACAGTCCACGACAGATGCAGCAGAGTGGAATCTGGAAGTGGAACGTGTGCTTCCACAGCTGAAAGTTACAGTCAGGACTGACAATAAG GATTGGAGGATTCATGTAGATCAAATGCATCAGCATAAGGATGGAATTGAAtcttctttgaaagaaactAGG GGTTACCTTGACAAACTCCATAATGAAATCAGCAGAACATTGGAAAAGATAAATAGCAGGGAAAAGTACATCAACAATCAGTTGGAGCACTTGGTTCAAGAGTACCGTTCAGCACAAGCCTTGCTGAGTGAG GCTAAAGAGAAGTACCAAGAGGGAAGTGGAGGAGTAACTGAAAGGATTAGAGTGCTTTCTGAG ATTACAGAAGTATTAGAGAGAGTAAAGCAGGAAacggaagagaaaggaagcagtATGACCGATGGTG ctccTCTAGTGAAGATTAAACAAGCCTTAACAAAACTGAAGCAAGAAACCATTCAGATGGACATACAAATTGGTGTAATGGAACACACATTACTCCAGtcaaagctgaaagagaaatcCAATATGACTAGAGATATGCATGCAACAATGATTCCAGAAGCCACA GAAGTGCTCAAGTTCCCAGTATGA